One region of Mycolicibacterium rhodesiae NBB3 genomic DNA includes:
- a CDS encoding alpha/beta fold hydrolase, with product MGTKPSRSGYLPINGLKLYYEVYGELGTVRPPLLLIPGAFMATDSMQQWVNAFAETRTVIVFDQQGHGRTQDSPREMSYDQFGDDAAELLRALGVQRADVMGYSQGGGVALQLAIRHPSLVDKLVSMSATFRVDGWYPSVVEAIGGLSAKDFAGTPVEAAFKAHTPDADAYATYLEKMKVLNVDDQQISDEQMRSISAKTMVIVGDADGVTLDHAVAMFKLRGGGDEQAAATGVLQNAPAARLVVLPATSHIGVAGESAVLVPMVTAFLDDGPPTTPALFESEE from the coding sequence ATGGGAACCAAGCCTTCGCGTAGTGGCTATCTGCCCATCAACGGGCTGAAGCTCTACTACGAGGTGTACGGAGAGCTCGGCACCGTCAGACCTCCGCTGTTGTTGATACCTGGCGCGTTCATGGCCACCGATTCGATGCAGCAGTGGGTGAACGCATTCGCCGAGACGCGCACGGTGATCGTCTTCGATCAGCAAGGACACGGCCGCACGCAAGATTCGCCGCGCGAGATGTCCTATGACCAGTTCGGTGACGATGCAGCGGAGTTGTTGCGGGCCTTGGGAGTTCAGCGTGCCGATGTGATGGGTTACTCGCAGGGTGGCGGGGTCGCGCTTCAACTCGCCATCCGTCACCCGTCGCTCGTCGACAAGTTGGTCTCGATGTCGGCCACCTTTCGCGTCGACGGTTGGTACCCGTCGGTGGTCGAAGCCATCGGCGGCCTCAGCGCGAAAGACTTCGCAGGCACGCCCGTCGAGGCGGCTTTCAAGGCACACACGCCCGATGCGGACGCCTACGCGACCTACCTCGAGAAGATGAAGGTGCTGAACGTCGACGATCAGCAGATCAGCGACGAGCAGATGCGGTCGATCTCGGCCAAGACGATGGTGATCGTCGGTGATGCGGACGGTGTGACGCTCGACCATGCGGTAGCAATGTTCAAGCTGCGTGGCGGGGGCGATGAGCAGGCGGCCGCGACGGGAGTGCTGCAGAACGCTCCGGCCGCCCGCTTGGTGGTGCTGCCCGCGACGTCGCATATCGGTGTCGCGGGGGAGTCGGCTGTCCTTGTGCCGATGGTGACCGCATTTCTCGATGATGGGCCGCCGACGACGCCGGCACTCTTCGAGAGTGAGGAATGA
- a CDS encoding FKBP-type peptidyl-prolyl cis-trans isomerase yields the protein MTTVNFSRVSSSVVLVAGGALLATTLAACGSDTETSSASSSSTSTSAADPFSVTQTQRPAAPPTSAAASTCPTTAPADNGTPEWTLPGATGSVAVTGSTDTTAPNIKVDSPFSVTETQVHTLQAGDGPVVSPTATVSVCYMGVNGRDGSVFDNSYERGAPEQFPLTGVVTGFQKAIAGQKVGSTVAVAMTSADGYADGQPAAGIQPGDTLIFAIKILDAAG from the coding sequence GTGACGACCGTGAACTTCTCTCGCGTGTCCTCTTCGGTTGTGCTAGTCGCCGGCGGCGCCTTGCTCGCGACGACGCTCGCCGCGTGCGGGTCCGATACGGAGACCTCGTCGGCCAGCTCGTCGTCCACCAGCACCTCGGCGGCCGACCCGTTTTCGGTGACCCAAACGCAACGGCCGGCGGCACCGCCGACCTCAGCGGCGGCCAGCACGTGCCCGACGACGGCCCCGGCCGACAACGGCACGCCCGAGTGGACGCTGCCAGGGGCCACCGGCAGTGTCGCGGTGACCGGGTCCACGGATACGACGGCACCAAACATCAAGGTGGACAGCCCATTCAGCGTCACCGAGACGCAGGTGCACACGCTGCAGGCCGGTGACGGCCCGGTCGTCTCGCCCACCGCGACGGTGTCGGTCTGCTACATGGGCGTGAACGGGCGTGACGGATCGGTGTTCGACAACAGCTACGAACGCGGTGCCCCCGAGCAATTTCCGCTCACCGGGGTCGTGACGGGTTTCCAGAAGGCCATCGCCGGACAGAAAGTCGGGTCCACCGTCGCTGTCGCGATGACCTCGGCCGACGGTTACGCCGACGGTCAGCCCGCGGCCGGGATCCAGCCGGGCGACACGCTCATCTTCGCGATCAAGATACTGGACGCCGCGGGCTAG
- a CDS encoding MBL fold metallo-hydrolase: MSVDSIALGSAGLDELVPSRYAVQVGDIEVLVISDGVLPITARTMATNADPAEYGEWLNDMFLPQDVLDWPLNVVVVRSGAQTILVDAGLGVEFPDFPRAGQTVHRLEAAGIDPSAVTDVVLTHLHMDHVGGLLTEGLKERLRPDLKVHVATREAEFWEAPDFSHTDMPAPVPDALRSIASRFLNEYRGKMRTFETDYEVAPGVLVARNGGHTPGHSIVRLASGGDRLTFAGDSVFAPGFDNPEWHNGFEHDPDESARVRIQLLRELSATGEALVATHLPFPSVCHVATQGDVFRCVPAAWDY; this comes from the coding sequence ATGAGCGTGGACAGCATTGCACTCGGCAGCGCAGGACTCGACGAGCTGGTTCCCTCGCGCTACGCGGTACAGGTCGGCGACATCGAGGTCCTCGTGATCAGCGACGGGGTGCTGCCGATCACGGCCCGAACGATGGCAACCAACGCCGATCCCGCCGAGTACGGGGAGTGGCTCAACGACATGTTTCTGCCGCAGGATGTGCTCGACTGGCCGCTGAACGTGGTCGTGGTGCGCAGCGGCGCCCAGACCATCCTCGTCGACGCCGGACTCGGGGTCGAGTTCCCGGACTTCCCTCGCGCTGGGCAGACGGTCCACCGGCTGGAGGCCGCAGGCATCGACCCCTCCGCGGTGACCGACGTGGTGCTCACCCACCTGCACATGGACCACGTCGGAGGGCTGCTCACCGAGGGCCTGAAGGAACGGCTGCGCCCGGACCTCAAGGTCCACGTGGCGACCCGTGAGGCCGAGTTCTGGGAGGCGCCCGACTTCTCCCACACCGATATGCCGGCACCGGTGCCGGACGCACTTCGGTCGATCGCCTCTCGATTCCTGAACGAATACCGCGGCAAAATGCGGACATTCGAAACCGACTACGAGGTGGCACCCGGCGTGCTCGTCGCGCGCAACGGCGGCCACACCCCCGGGCACAGCATCGTGCGGCTCGCGTCCGGCGGTGATCGGCTGACGTTCGCGGGCGACTCGGTGTTCGCGCCGGGGTTCGACAACCCGGAGTGGCACAACGGTTTCGAACACGATCCTGACGAGTCCGCGCGCGTCCGCATCCAACTCTTACGTGAGCTGTCGGCAACTGGCGAGGCGCTGGTGGCCACTCACCTGCCGTTCCCGTCGGTCTGCCATGTGGCGACCCAGGGCGACGTCTTCCGGTGTGTCCCCGCCGCTTGGGATTACTGA
- a CDS encoding serine/threonine-protein kinase, translating to MPVEGTPFGRYQLIELLGRGGMGEVWRAYDTQIDRVVALKMLLQNLSDDPEFEQRFRREVRAAARLDDRHVVPIYDFGEIDGRLYVTMRLIGGTDLHSLLDNGPLEPPRAVAIIEQIAAALHAAHQTGLVHRDVKPSNILIDENDFAYLIDFGIARTAEDGVTQTGATIGTWAYMAPERFSSDQTNPSSDIYALACVLYECVTGQQPFPGDTFERVASGHIFMPPPRPSEVSRTIPTALDAVIATGLAKQPAERYRTAVDMASAAKEVISGSSQANLYRPPPSPPAYSYPHAGITMPAPTGPPPPKRPRRNQGLLVGALVFFTTLVVVAAVVGVVAFTQRDGSFTSSPSASPSGTEFTGTYTADYGPGTDLDDKPVPNAPATTSNWAVRSECGASGCVATAANISSSGMALLSNLTFDQIGGTWIAVGLASAQCGGDQPEELWVIFTLQPHPDGTLSGESVRASTNGACAAKRTVKFTRTGDADSNKVADPAVLPPRVVSPAEALHGAYRQTTTFTDGKVLPGNVLSTNTYCLRTGDRCMSLMHAPDGVVTLIFAQDKWTRNEAGTTPCPGGGSAQITITAEYPMPRQLDDPIALLTGRGKQTVAAGGACAGGGDFTDTFERTGD from the coding sequence ATGCCGGTGGAAGGCACGCCATTCGGTCGCTACCAGCTGATCGAATTGCTCGGTCGTGGCGGGATGGGCGAGGTCTGGCGCGCCTACGACACCCAGATCGACCGCGTTGTCGCGCTCAAGATGCTGCTTCAAAACCTGAGTGACGATCCCGAATTCGAGCAGCGCTTCCGTCGTGAGGTTCGTGCCGCCGCGCGGTTGGACGACCGCCACGTGGTACCGATCTACGATTTCGGCGAGATCGACGGCCGCCTCTACGTCACCATGCGGCTGATCGGCGGAACCGACCTGCACAGCCTGCTCGACAACGGCCCACTGGAACCCCCACGCGCGGTGGCGATCATCGAGCAGATCGCCGCGGCACTGCACGCCGCGCATCAGACGGGCCTCGTGCACCGAGACGTGAAACCCTCGAACATCTTGATCGACGAGAACGACTTCGCATATCTCATCGACTTCGGGATCGCCCGCACCGCCGAGGACGGGGTGACGCAGACCGGGGCCACCATCGGCACCTGGGCCTACATGGCGCCAGAGCGTTTCAGCTCAGACCAGACCAACCCCAGCTCCGACATCTACGCGCTGGCATGCGTGCTGTACGAATGTGTGACCGGTCAACAGCCCTTCCCCGGCGACACCTTCGAACGGGTCGCCAGCGGGCACATCTTCATGCCGCCTCCCAGACCGTCGGAGGTGAGTAGAACCATCCCGACGGCGCTCGACGCGGTGATCGCCACCGGCCTCGCCAAGCAACCCGCGGAGCGTTACCGCACCGCTGTCGACATGGCCTCCGCCGCAAAGGAAGTCATCAGCGGATCGAGCCAGGCGAACCTCTATCGTCCACCGCCGTCACCCCCGGCGTACTCCTACCCGCACGCCGGTATCACGATGCCCGCGCCGACCGGCCCGCCGCCTCCGAAACGTCCCCGGCGAAACCAGGGTCTGCTCGTCGGGGCTCTTGTTTTCTTCACCACCCTCGTGGTCGTGGCCGCCGTCGTGGGTGTGGTGGCGTTCACTCAACGCGACGGGTCCTTCACCAGCTCACCGTCCGCTTCCCCGAGCGGCACTGAGTTCACCGGCACGTACACCGCCGATTACGGCCCCGGAACGGATCTGGACGACAAGCCTGTCCCGAATGCCCCTGCGACAACGAGCAATTGGGCTGTCCGATCGGAATGCGGCGCCAGCGGATGCGTCGCGACAGCGGCGAACATCAGCAGTTCGGGGATGGCCCTGTTGTCGAACCTGACGTTCGATCAGATAGGCGGTACCTGGATCGCGGTGGGCCTCGCGTCGGCTCAGTGCGGCGGCGACCAACCCGAAGAGCTATGGGTGATCTTCACGTTGCAACCCCACCCGGACGGCACGTTGTCCGGCGAATCCGTGAGGGCGTCCACGAACGGCGCCTGCGCCGCCAAACGCACCGTGAAGTTCACCCGCACCGGCGATGCCGACAGCAACAAGGTCGCGGATCCCGCGGTCCTTCCGCCACGGGTGGTCAGCCCGGCGGAGGCGCTGCACGGCGCCTATCGGCAGACGACGACATTCACGGACGGCAAGGTTCTGCCCGGAAACGTCTTGTCCACCAACACTTACTGCCTGCGCACCGGCGATCGGTGCATGAGTTTGATGCATGCTCCCGACGGGGTCGTCACGCTGATCTTCGCACAGGACAAGTGGACACGTAACGAAGCGGGCACCACGCCGTGCCCCGGGGGCGGCAGCGCACAGATAACGATCACTGCCGAGTATCCGATGCCCAGGCAGCTCGACGATCCGATCGCGCTCCTCACCGGGCGCGGAAAGCAGACCGTGGCGGCGGGCGGCGCGTGCGCAGGCGGTGGAGATTTCACCGACACTTTCGAGCGCACCGGCGACTAA
- a CDS encoding DHA2 family efflux MFS transporter permease subunit codes for MGDRAVDPKHQKSMTLTVANHKYPDRLDARLMQIGGVCLLISVMASLDATIVAVAQRTFVVEFHSTQAVVGWTVAGYILGLATVTPMTGWAADRFGTKRLFMGSVLAFSLGSLLCAVAPNILLLIIFRVIQGVGGGILMPLTVIILRREAGPTRLGRIIAIAAIPMVLAPLCGPILGGWLIRTYGWEWLFLINLPVGLAAFLLAAILFPRDRSTSSETFDFVGMVLLSPGVAAFLYGLSEIPARGTVADPRVWIPMIIGFLLITTFVLHALHCAVHPLIDFRLLTNRAVGVANVGVFIYVVGGSVALLIPSFFQQLMHHTPLEAGLHMIPAAVGTMLTMPLAGVLMDKYGPGKIALVGLSVIVTGMGIFTFGIAKQWHYSPNLLLAMVITGMGAGCALLPLSASAVQTLAEHQIARGSTLIALTEMFASAVGSALMSVLLTNQLGRSENISAATTMATLQHQAAETGMRVDPAAIPPPALAPDFMATVQHDLSHAYTTVFGVAIVLIALTLIPAAFLPRKPASSTRIKAAPPN; via the coding sequence ATGGGGGACCGCGCCGTCGATCCGAAGCACCAGAAATCAATGACGCTCACGGTGGCCAACCACAAGTACCCCGACCGGCTGGACGCCCGACTCATGCAGATCGGCGGCGTATGCCTGCTCATCTCAGTGATGGCCAGCCTGGATGCCACCATCGTCGCTGTCGCTCAACGGACGTTCGTCGTTGAGTTTCACTCCACGCAGGCTGTCGTCGGCTGGACAGTGGCTGGCTACATTCTGGGGCTGGCCACCGTGACTCCTATGACCGGTTGGGCAGCAGACCGGTTCGGCACCAAACGGCTCTTCATGGGGTCGGTTCTCGCGTTCTCCCTCGGATCGCTGCTATGCGCCGTAGCCCCAAACATATTGCTCCTGATCATATTTCGCGTGATACAGGGCGTCGGTGGCGGGATTTTGATGCCACTCACAGTGATTATCTTGAGGCGCGAAGCAGGCCCGACCCGGCTGGGACGCATCATCGCGATAGCAGCGATACCGATGGTGCTCGCCCCACTTTGTGGGCCAATCCTCGGCGGATGGCTTATCCGAACTTACGGCTGGGAGTGGTTGTTCCTCATCAACCTGCCGGTGGGACTGGCGGCATTCCTCTTGGCTGCGATTCTCTTCCCGCGCGACAGATCGACATCTTCCGAGACTTTTGATTTCGTTGGCATGGTGCTGTTGTCACCTGGCGTCGCCGCATTCCTATACGGACTGTCGGAGATCCCTGCGCGCGGCACGGTAGCTGATCCTCGTGTGTGGATACCGATGATCATCGGTTTTTTGTTGATCACTACCTTCGTCTTGCACGCGCTGCACTGCGCGGTTCATCCGCTTATTGACTTCCGGTTGTTGACCAATCGGGCTGTCGGCGTGGCCAACGTTGGAGTGTTTATCTACGTCGTCGGCGGGTCCGTCGCTCTACTAATCCCGAGCTTTTTTCAGCAGCTGATGCACCACACGCCTCTGGAAGCGGGGCTGCATATGATCCCCGCAGCGGTCGGCACCATGCTGACCATGCCGCTCGCTGGTGTGCTTATGGACAAGTACGGTCCCGGAAAGATCGCGCTAGTCGGTCTCTCCGTAATAGTTACCGGCATGGGAATTTTTACTTTCGGGATTGCCAAGCAATGGCACTACTCGCCGAATCTGCTCCTTGCGATGGTGATCACGGGCATGGGCGCCGGATGCGCCCTGTTGCCGCTGTCGGCATCTGCGGTGCAAACGCTCGCAGAGCACCAGATCGCGCGGGGTTCCACGCTGATCGCACTCACCGAAATGTTTGCTAGCGCGGTTGGCAGCGCCCTGATGTCAGTGCTCTTGACCAATCAGCTCGGCCGCAGCGAGAACATTTCCGCCGCAACCACAATGGCGACACTGCAGCATCAGGCCGCCGAAACCGGGATGCGCGTCGACCCAGCTGCGATACCGCCTCCCGCCCTGGCTCCCGATTTTATGGCTACCGTGCAGCACGATCTATCCCACGCCTATACAACGGTGTTTGGCGTAGCGATCGTGTTGATTGCGTTGACGTTGATCCCGGCGGCTTTCCTCCCGAGAAAGCCAGCAAGTTCGACCCGGATCAAGGCGGCGCCGCCGAACTGA
- a CDS encoding DinB family protein, whose protein sequence is MPDKTDQRPPRTGVGEKATLMEFLDYLRRAMLSNLEGAPEPQVRTPGVPSGTSVLGLVKHLSHVERFYFLGEDVSDWSATFRPTADDTIDSVAASYAAAVSHANEIIDVCEDLSQPAPHSARPQPAPAMRWILVHMIEETGRHAGHADILREQIDGATGR, encoded by the coding sequence ATGCCCGACAAGACTGACCAACGCCCTCCCCGGACTGGGGTAGGGGAGAAGGCGACGTTGATGGAGTTCCTCGACTACCTGCGTCGCGCGATGCTCTCAAACCTCGAAGGTGCCCCAGAACCGCAGGTGCGGACACCAGGCGTGCCGTCAGGAACAAGCGTGCTGGGCCTGGTGAAACACCTGAGCCATGTCGAGAGGTTCTACTTTCTCGGCGAGGACGTGAGCGACTGGAGCGCCACCTTCCGGCCCACCGCCGACGACACGATCGACAGCGTGGCCGCCTCCTATGCGGCGGCGGTCTCGCACGCCAACGAGATCATCGACGTATGCGAGGACTTGAGTCAGCCGGCCCCACATTCGGCACGACCACAGCCGGCGCCCGCCATGCGATGGATCCTCGTGCACATGATCGAAGAGACCGGTCGGCATGCCGGTCACGCCGACATCCTGCGCGAACAGATCGACGGCGCGACCGGTCGATGA